In Caproicibacterium amylolyticum, a genomic segment contains:
- a CDS encoding ABC transporter ATP-binding protein: MKVELQNVCFAYAENRRILEHFSLSFPERGTVCLLGRSGCGKTTLLRLLAGLEVPQSGCVLRPAKTAVVFQEDRLLPWATARSNVAAVLPAEKKEALRQAGEWLQKLGLAGSEDVLPGKLSGGMRQRVALARALAFKPELLLLDEPFHALDAETRAACTQVLKEEGTQKLTILVTHNLEEAKILSDCTYCLQGSPLQVLPQLEV; encoded by the coding sequence ATGAAAGTGGAATTACAGAATGTCTGCTTTGCTTATGCCGAAAACAGACGGATTTTGGAACATTTCAGTCTTTCCTTCCCGGAAAGGGGAACAGTCTGCCTGCTGGGACGTTCCGGCTGTGGCAAAACAACACTGCTGCGTTTGCTTGCCGGTCTGGAAGTGCCGCAGTCCGGTTGTGTGCTGCGTCCTGCCAAAACGGCTGTTGTATTTCAGGAGGATCGCCTGCTGCCGTGGGCAACTGCACGCAGCAATGTTGCAGCTGTGCTGCCAGCAGAAAAGAAAGAAGCGCTGCGGCAGGCTGGGGAATGGCTGCAAAAGCTCGGCTTGGCAGGCAGCGAAGACGTATTGCCGGGGAAATTATCAGGCGGCATGCGTCAGCGGGTCGCTTTGGCGCGGGCGCTGGCTTTCAAACCGGAACTGCTGCTGCTGGATGAGCCATTCCACGCACTGGATGCAGAAACGCGTGCAGCTTGCACACAAGTGTTAAAAGAAGAAGGCACACAAAAACTGACCATACTGGTCACACACAATCTGGAAGAAGCCAAAATACTTTCCGACTGTACTTACTGTCTGCAAGGGTCACCGCTGCAGGTTTTGCCGCAGTTGGAAGTGTAA
- a CDS encoding alpha/beta-type small acid-soluble spore protein: MASNSSTSSNKLVVPEARAALDKFKMEAASEVGVNLKEGYNGDLTSREAGSVGGQMVKKMIQSYEEGMK, from the coding sequence ATGGCAAGCAATTCTTCTACTAGCAGCAACAAATTGGTCGTTCCGGAGGCTCGTGCGGCACTGGACAAGTTCAAGATGGAAGCAGCTTCTGAAGTGGGTGTCAATCTGAAAGAAGGCTACAACGGTGACCTTACAAGCCGCGAAGCCGGCAGCGTTGGCGGCCAGATGGTTAAAAAAATGATTCAGTCCTACGAAGAGGGCATGAAGTAA
- a CDS encoding polysaccharide deacetylase family protein: MRFLIVLRKRAALIGILVLCIGFCCAARALACLQAMPEEPLCSVKTVQNAAAVTFDADTDAEQIPAILRALRSKNVKATFFVTGVWTEKYPRTLRQIAQEGHEIGCHGDLHRDLTAMTEEQQRQDLVACCKKIKAACGVEPKWLRPPYRRWNDALLRQAHELGLHLADCSAMTDDWRNVAPAVISEQAINRLQPGGILLLNCSGLNTATALPHILQALQSRGTSLCTVSQLAALA; encoded by the coding sequence GTGCGGTTCCTGATTGTTTTGCGAAAACGTGCTGCCTTGATTGGAATACTTGTCTTGTGCATTGGCTTCTGCTGTGCAGCTCGTGCTTTGGCCTGTTTACAGGCCATGCCGGAGGAACCGCTGTGTTCGGTAAAGACCGTGCAGAATGCCGCAGCTGTTACCTTTGATGCAGACACCGATGCTGAGCAGATTCCAGCAATACTTAGGGCACTGCGCAGTAAAAATGTAAAAGCAACTTTTTTTGTTACCGGTGTTTGGACAGAAAAATATCCCCGTACACTGCGGCAGATTGCGCAGGAAGGACACGAAATCGGCTGCCACGGCGACCTGCACAGGGATTTGACTGCCATGACAGAAGAACAGCAGCGACAGGATCTTGTTGCGTGCTGCAAAAAAATCAAAGCAGCCTGTGGCGTGGAACCGAAGTGGCTGCGCCCACCGTATCGTCGGTGGAATGATGCTTTACTGCGGCAGGCGCATGAACTGGGCCTGCACTTGGCGGACTGTTCCGCAATGACAGATGACTGGAGAAATGTCGCGCCGGCAGTAATCAGTGAACAGGCAATTAACCGCCTGCAGCCCGGTGGAATATTGCTGCTGAACTGCAGCGGACTCAATACGGCAACTGCGCTGCCGCATATTCTGCAGGCACTGCAGAGCAGAGGGACTTCACTTTGCACCGTTTCACAGCTGGCAGCGCTTGCGTAA
- a CDS encoding ABC transporter substrate-binding protein gives MQLKKRVSALALAVVLALSATACSGTGSSSTGSSAAESASSAASSAASSAATTEKTTIKVGTLKGPTGLGMLKMMQDADAKTTTNDYKFALDTAPTAAVAKLTSGEVDMAGLPTNLAASLYKKTNGKMQLLEINTLGVLSIVTNGETITSIKDLKGKKIVSSGKGSVPEYAFNYILKQNGLNPEKDVQVEYASEHAAAMTKLVSGQVKIAVLPEPFVTQTLAKCKTAKIALNMTDEWSKVVKDGSVLTMGCMVVRKDFAEKHKDAVNQFLADYKASSEYANQNAEATGKLAEKYLGMPAAVAAKAIPNCSLTFMDGDEMKAKVQPFFKIMYQENPQSIGGKLPDDGIYYQK, from the coding sequence ATGCAGTTAAAAAAACGTGTTTCAGCTTTAGCCCTTGCTGTGGTTTTGGCGTTGTCCGCAACAGCCTGCTCCGGCACCGGCTCTTCTTCTACAGGCTCTTCGGCAGCGGAAAGCGCTTCCTCCGCGGCTTCTTCTGCTGCTTCCTCTGCGGCAACAACAGAAAAGACAACGATCAAAGTGGGTACGCTGAAAGGGCCAACCGGACTTGGCATGCTCAAAATGATGCAGGACGCAGACGCAAAAACAACAACCAATGACTATAAATTTGCCTTGGATACAGCACCAACGGCGGCAGTTGCAAAGCTGACTTCCGGCGAAGTGGACATGGCTGGTCTGCCTACAAATCTAGCGGCTTCCCTTTACAAAAAAACCAACGGCAAAATGCAGCTGCTGGAGATTAATACACTCGGCGTTCTGTCCATTGTAACCAACGGCGAAACAATCACTTCTATTAAGGACTTGAAGGGTAAAAAAATTGTTTCTTCCGGCAAAGGTTCTGTGCCGGAGTATGCATTCAATTACATTCTGAAGCAGAACGGACTGAACCCAGAAAAAGATGTTCAGGTAGAATATGCTTCCGAGCATGCCGCAGCGATGACAAAGCTGGTTTCTGGTCAGGTGAAGATTGCCGTTCTGCCGGAGCCGTTTGTAACGCAGACACTTGCAAAGTGCAAAACCGCGAAAATTGCGCTGAACATGACGGATGAATGGAGCAAGGTTGTCAAGGACGGCAGCGTTTTGACAATGGGCTGCATGGTTGTGCGCAAAGATTTTGCGGAAAAGCACAAGGATGCAGTGAATCAGTTCCTTGCGGACTATAAGGCAAGCTCCGAGTACGCAAATCAAAACGCAGAAGCAACCGGCAAACTGGCTGAAAAGTACCTTGGCATGCCTGCGGCCGTTGCAGCAAAGGCTATCCCGAATTGCAGCCTTACGTTTATGGATGGCGATGAGATGAAAGCAAAAGTGCAGCCGTTCTTTAAAATTATGTATCAGGAAAACCCGCAATCTATAGGAGGAAAGCTGCCGGATGACGGTATTTACTATCAGAAGTAA
- a CDS encoding nucleoside-diphosphate sugar epimerase/dehydratase, with amino-acid sequence MKKTNRIFRNISLKSLVPQLVVDCLSVFLGYWLAFVLRFDTFNFDYYQRETFNFWIPWLILIHLVCFFVARFYNTRWEYCSIDEIFQIFLGSTVAAAICFLLVHYGSAFFYVSKFWRGVYVIAYVLIFGFVCITRISVRFAYRLRRSHLAGRMSDEFKRVMIVGAGEMGSMLIKDMKNAPESKGVPVVAIDDDPKKRGTRINGVKIIGGRNQIPRIAARYNIDEILLAMSAVSMPDKQDIMHICASTGCELKTIPALYEIVEGSPASMQVHDVDITDLLGRDEIRLNTEEISGYLQGKTIMVTGGGGSIGSELCRQIAHFKPKKIVVFDIYENNAYDLQNEMKIRYGGDLDLEVIIGSVRDRARVEHVMRVYKPDVLFHAAAHKHVPLMELSPGEAVKNNVFGTWNVAQACDKYGVKRMVLISTDKAVNPTNIMGATKRICELVIQYMSRHSSHTEYVAVRFGNVLGSSGSVIPLFKRQIAAGGPVTVTHPDIIRYFMTIPEAARLVIQAGGMAHGGEIFVLDMGQPVKIVDLARNLIRLSGYEPDVDIKIEFTGLRPGEKLYEELLLDAEGKCEKTDHDLIYIGSPIQFNEASFLTDLEELRGVAGVDNTAMVAIVHRLVPTYSGHADKTDLLAAEADKEGV; translated from the coding sequence ATGAAGAAAACAAACCGGATTTTCCGAAATATATCGCTGAAAAGCCTGGTTCCGCAGCTTGTTGTGGACTGCCTGAGTGTTTTTTTAGGTTATTGGCTTGCGTTTGTACTGCGCTTTGACACTTTTAATTTCGATTATTACCAGCGGGAAACGTTCAATTTTTGGATTCCGTGGCTGATCCTTATCCATCTTGTCTGTTTCTTTGTGGCACGTTTTTACAATACCCGATGGGAATACTGCAGTATCGATGAAATATTCCAAATCTTTTTGGGCTCTACCGTTGCAGCAGCTATCTGCTTTTTGCTGGTGCACTATGGCAGTGCATTTTTCTACGTCAGCAAGTTTTGGCGCGGTGTTTATGTGATTGCGTACGTGCTGATTTTCGGCTTTGTGTGCATTACGCGCATCAGCGTACGTTTTGCTTATCGCCTGCGGCGTTCTCACCTCGCTGGGCGGATGTCTGACGAATTCAAGCGTGTAATGATTGTCGGTGCGGGCGAAATGGGCTCCATGCTGATTAAGGACATGAAAAATGCGCCGGAAAGCAAGGGCGTACCGGTTGTTGCAATCGACGATGACCCCAAAAAACGCGGCACCCGCATTAATGGTGTGAAAATTATTGGCGGCAGAAATCAGATTCCCCGCATTGCGGCGCGCTATAATATTGACGAAATCCTACTGGCTATGTCGGCGGTTTCCATGCCGGACAAGCAGGATATCATGCATATCTGCGCTTCCACAGGCTGTGAATTAAAAACAATTCCTGCTTTGTATGAAATTGTTGAGGGCAGTCCCGCGAGCATGCAGGTGCATGACGTGGACATTACCGACCTGCTCGGACGTGACGAAATCCGTCTGAACACAGAGGAAATCAGCGGCTATCTGCAGGGCAAAACCATTATGGTAACGGGCGGCGGCGGTTCTATCGGCAGTGAACTGTGTCGGCAGATTGCGCATTTCAAACCGAAAAAGATTGTTGTATTCGATATTTATGAAAACAACGCTTATGATCTGCAGAACGAAATGAAAATTCGCTATGGCGGTGATTTGGACCTCGAGGTCATTATCGGCTCTGTGCGTGACCGCGCACGTGTGGAGCACGTTATGCGTGTATACAAGCCGGATGTTCTGTTCCACGCTGCAGCACATAAGCATGTTCCGCTGATGGAGCTGAGCCCGGGCGAAGCAGTCAAGAATAATGTGTTTGGTACATGGAATGTTGCGCAGGCGTGCGATAAGTACGGTGTAAAGCGCATGGTACTGATTTCTACGGATAAAGCAGTCAATCCGACAAATATTATGGGTGCAACAAAACGTATCTGCGAGTTGGTTATTCAGTACATGAGCCGCCACAGCAGCCACACGGAGTATGTTGCCGTGCGTTTTGGCAATGTGCTGGGCAGCAGCGGCAGCGTAATTCCGCTATTTAAGCGGCAGATCGCTGCAGGCGGCCCGGTAACTGTTACCCATCCGGATATCATTCGCTACTTCATGACGATTCCGGAAGCGGCGCGTCTGGTCATTCAGGCCGGCGGTATGGCACACGGCGGCGAGATTTTCGTACTGGACATGGGACAGCCGGTTAAGATTGTTGACTTGGCACGCAACCTGATTCGTCTTTCCGGTTATGAGCCGGATGTAGATATCAAGATTGAGTTTACTGGCCTGCGTCCGGGTGAAAAGCTGTATGAAGAGCTGCTTCTGGATGCAGAGGGCAAATGCGAAAAAACAGACCACGATTTGATTTACATCGGTTCTCCGATTCAGTTTAATGAAGCAAGTTTCTTGACGGATTTAGAAGAACTGCGCGGCGTTGCCGGTGTGGATAACACCGCAATGGTTGCGATTGTACATCGTTTGGTGCCAACTTACTCCGGCCATGCAGACAAAACGGATTTGCTGGCGGCGGAAGCTGACAAAGAAGGCGTCTAA
- the efp gene encoding elongation factor P, with protein sequence MISAGDFRNGVTFDMDGQVVSIIEFQHVKPGKGAAFVRTKIRNVITGAVTERTFNPNDKYPVAYIERKDMQYLYNDGDLYYFMDSETFEQIPINKSVLGDSFKFVKENMDCKVLSYKGNVFGIEPPNFVELQITKTDPGFKGDTATNATKPATLETGAEIKVPLFINEGEVIRIDTRTGEYMERA encoded by the coding sequence ATGATCTCTGCAGGTGATTTCAGAAACGGCGTGACCTTTGACATGGATGGTCAGGTTGTTTCCATTATCGAATTCCAGCATGTAAAGCCGGGCAAGGGTGCCGCTTTTGTGCGCACAAAAATCCGCAACGTAATTACCGGTGCTGTAACGGAGCGTACTTTTAACCCGAATGATAAATATCCGGTCGCTTATATTGAGCGCAAGGACATGCAGTACCTTTATAATGACGGCGACCTTTACTACTTTATGGATTCCGAAACTTTCGAGCAGATTCCGATTAACAAGAGCGTGCTCGGCGACAGCTTCAAGTTTGTAAAAGAAAATATGGACTGCAAGGTCCTGTCCTACAAGGGCAATGTTTTCGGCATTGAGCCGCCGAACTTTGTTGAACTGCAGATCACCAAGACCGACCCCGGCTTTAAGGGCGACACTGCTACAAACGCAACCAAGCCTGCTACACTGGAAACCGGCGCTGAAATTAAGGTTCCGCTGTTCATCAATGAGGGAGAAGTTATCCGCATTGATACACGCACAGGTGAATATATGGAGCGTGCCTGA
- a CDS encoding NifB/NifX family molybdenum-iron cluster-binding protein: MPRPCKRRRICALPGCGRFGPKETSAAQPSITMTLDEFETIRLIDLENLTQEQCAAQMDVARTTVQAIYNRARVKLAQCLVNQQELFIQGGDYVLCDGSAQGCGCGRCRHHSCTTKNTENKHAQTHTGGFPMKIAVTYENEQIFQHFGHTEQFKLYDVENGKVTASTLVNTNGSGHGALAGFLKSAGVTVLICGGIGGGAQQALSEAGIQLYGGVSGEADAAVENLLTGSLQFNPNVQCNHHGEHHTEGSCGEHGCGEHHCSES, from the coding sequence ATGCCAAGGCCCTGCAAACGCCGCCGCATCTGCGCACTGCCCGGCTGCGGTCGCTTTGGTCCTAAGGAAACTTCCGCTGCACAACCGAGTATTACCATGACACTGGATGAATTTGAGACGATTCGGCTGATTGATCTGGAAAATTTAACACAGGAACAGTGCGCAGCACAAATGGATGTTGCCCGCACAACGGTGCAGGCTATTTACAACCGCGCACGCGTGAAACTTGCACAGTGTCTTGTCAATCAGCAGGAACTATTCATTCAAGGCGGTGACTATGTACTTTGTGACGGCAGTGCACAGGGCTGCGGCTGCGGCCGCTGCAGGCACCATAGCTGCACAACCAAAAACACTGAAAACAAGCACGCACAAACCCATACAGGAGGATTTCCAATGAAAATTGCAGTCACTTACGAAAACGAACAAATTTTTCAGCACTTTGGTCACACAGAACAGTTTAAACTCTACGACGTGGAAAACGGTAAAGTCACCGCATCCACACTGGTAAACACCAACGGCAGCGGTCACGGTGCACTGGCAGGCTTTTTGAAATCTGCCGGTGTAACCGTCCTGATCTGCGGCGGTATCGGCGGCGGCGCTCAGCAGGCACTTTCCGAAGCTGGGATTCAGCTTTATGGCGGTGTTTCCGGTGAAGCTGACGCAGCAGTGGAAAATCTGCTAACGGGCAGCCTTCAGTTTAACCCCAATGTGCAGTGCAATCACCATGGAGAGCATCACACGGAAGGCTCCTGCGGGGAGCATGGCTGCGGCGAACATCACTGTTCCGAATCCTAA
- a CDS encoding YqeG family HAD IIIA-type phosphatase yields the protein MTLKMPLYSVDRVTQITPKLLHSIGAKAVLLDVDNTLSPPESQVPFPGTIQWVQRMRSEGFQLIILSNNFRRRVAPFAAQYGLPYVSFALKPLPGGYLRALRRLHVCRQQAVVIGDQVYTDILGANLVGLKSILITPCVQEDSVSFLRRRHGEEAIRRELKETGRHIVPKE from the coding sequence TTGACGCTGAAAATGCCCCTTTATTCAGTTGACAGGGTTACGCAAATTACACCGAAACTGCTGCACAGCATCGGCGCAAAGGCAGTCCTGCTGGATGTGGACAACACACTTTCTCCGCCGGAAAGTCAAGTCCCTTTTCCGGGTACCATACAGTGGGTGCAGCGGATGCGCAGCGAGGGCTTTCAGCTGATTATTCTCTCTAACAATTTCCGCCGCCGTGTGGCTCCCTTTGCAGCGCAGTATGGCCTGCCGTATGTCAGCTTTGCCTTAAAACCGCTGCCGGGCGGGTATTTGCGCGCACTGCGCAGGCTGCACGTTTGCCGGCAACAGGCTGTGGTGATTGGGGATCAGGTTTATACCGATATACTGGGTGCAAATTTGGTTGGGCTAAAGTCCATTTTGATTACACCATGCGTGCAGGAGGACTCTGTGTCTTTCCTTAGAAGAAGGCATGGGGAAGAAGCCATTCGCCGTGAATTAAAAGAAACCGGACGTCATATCGTGCCAAAGGAGTGA
- a CDS encoding CD1247 N-terminal domain-containing protein: MTVTEKVSYIRGLAEGLELDENKKEVKVINAIIDLLEDLSQSVTDVEDVVSDVEGQLDEVDEDLGSLERFVYDIDDEDEDDDGCGCGCEDDDEDEYYEVTCPNCHETICLSQDIVEDGQMECPNCGEVLEFDLVDEDEDDDACSCGCTHDDEKE, from the coding sequence ATGACAGTCACCGAAAAAGTTTCTTACATCCGCGGTTTGGCCGAAGGGTTGGAGCTGGACGAGAACAAAAAAGAAGTGAAAGTCATCAATGCCATTATTGACCTGCTCGAGGACCTTTCTCAGTCTGTAACAGACGTTGAGGATGTTGTTTCCGACGTAGAGGGTCAGTTGGACGAGGTGGATGAGGACCTGGGTTCTCTGGAACGCTTTGTTTATGACATCGATGATGAAGATGAGGACGACGACGGCTGCGGCTGTGGCTGCGAAGACGACGATGAGGACGAGTACTACGAAGTGACCTGCCCGAACTGTCACGAAACCATTTGCCTTTCTCAGGACATTGTGGAAGATGGCCAGATGGAGTGCCCGAACTGCGGCGAAGTGCTTGAATTTGACTTGGTCGATGAAGATGAAGACGACGATGCATGCAGCTGCGGCTGTACACACGACGACGAAAAGGAATAA
- the aroQ gene encoding type II 3-dehydroquinate dehydratase: protein MAKKKILLLLGPNLDMVGVREQGVYGTETTESINQEIRALAEKLNFELDIYQSNHEGDLIDKIHAARGVYDGCILNAGALTHYSYALRDAITCVHGVPFIETHMSNIHAREEFRHTSVIAPVCAGQISGFGKTSYFLALYALQGLL from the coding sequence TTGGCAAAGAAAAAAATTCTGCTGCTGCTGGGGCCGAATCTGGACATGGTCGGCGTGCGTGAGCAGGGCGTTTATGGAACAGAAACAACGGAAAGTATCAATCAGGAAATCCGGGCACTTGCCGAAAAGCTGAATTTTGAGTTGGATATCTATCAATCCAACCATGAGGGTGACCTGATTGACAAAATTCACGCGGCGCGCGGTGTTTATGACGGCTGCATTTTAAATGCCGGGGCACTTACACATTACAGTTACGCGCTGCGGGATGCAATTACCTGCGTGCACGGTGTTCCCTTTATTGAAACGCATATGAGCAACATTCATGCGCGTGAAGAATTCCGCCACACCAGCGTAATTGCTCCTGTTTGTGCCGGACAGATTTCCGGATTTGGGAAAACAAGCTATTTTCTGGCACTTTATGCTCTACAGGGGTTGCTTTAA
- a CDS encoding ABC transporter permease, whose protein sequence is MTVFTIRSKKQKPVKYFGRISRWVFSAAVWLILWQIAAAAVQEEILLVSPFSVLCRLGELARTEEFWLTITGSMLRILLGFVIALITGTLLAVATSRSKLCYTLFYPIVSIIKATPVASFIILAMVWLTSAKIPVFTASLIVLPLFWQNVSNGIAETDKNLLEMAQVYHFGKLRTLVKIYVPSVLPYFSAACDIGIGMAWKAGVAAEVLANTSLSIGGNLYNAKIYLETPDLFAWTAAIIVLSIALEKGLGRLMRWAIRRLSAGGCQ, encoded by the coding sequence ATGACGGTATTTACTATCAGAAGTAAAAAACAGAAACCGGTAAAATATTTCGGCAGAATTTCGCGGTGGGTGTTTTCTGCGGCGGTATGGCTGATTTTATGGCAGATTGCCGCTGCTGCAGTGCAGGAGGAGATACTCTTAGTGTCTCCTTTTTCTGTTCTGTGCAGACTGGGGGAACTTGCCCGCACAGAGGAATTCTGGTTGACGATTACAGGCAGTATGCTGCGGATTCTGCTTGGTTTTGTGATTGCCCTGATTACGGGAACACTGCTTGCTGTGGCAACCAGCCGCAGCAAGCTTTGCTACACACTGTTTTATCCGATTGTCAGCATTATTAAGGCAACGCCGGTTGCTTCCTTTATTATTTTGGCAATGGTTTGGCTGACTTCTGCGAAAATCCCCGTTTTTACGGCATCCTTAATTGTTCTGCCGCTTTTTTGGCAGAATGTTTCCAACGGAATTGCAGAGACGGACAAAAACTTATTGGAAATGGCACAGGTTTATCATTTCGGCAAGCTGCGTACACTGGTCAAAATTTATGTGCCGTCCGTTTTGCCGTACTTTTCCGCCGCTTGTGATATCGGCATTGGTATGGCGTGGAAAGCCGGTGTGGCGGCGGAAGTTTTGGCGAACACCTCTCTTTCCATTGGCGGGAATCTCTACAATGCAAAAATTTACTTGGAAACGCCGGATTTGTTTGCATGGACGGCAGCAATTATTGTACTCAGCATTGCACTTGAAAAGGGACTGGGCCGCCTGATGCGCTGGGCAATCCGCAGGCTGAGCGCGGGAGGATGTCAATGA
- a CDS encoding Crp/Fnr family transcriptional regulator — MRELKKEESFFRMMQELPLFAGISRQTAEFAFHDESCHCSAFLAGEALPPGRRVGLVCAGEVRAFKRTAGGGEVLLNTFRQGGVFGLAGAFLMDSVPLSLLRAKRASVVLFLELPLLRRLFAADAQTAENYIAYLSGRVEFLTQRISVSSGGTAEQRLASWLLSQPDDNGSVCLPCSVANLSGLLGISRASLYRVLENLQQADIIAQHGRTVLLKNRGKLSDFAGHSDEI; from the coding sequence ATGCGTGAACTGAAAAAAGAAGAGTCCTTTTTCAGAATGATGCAGGAGCTTCCGCTTTTTGCGGGTATTTCCCGGCAAACAGCAGAGTTTGCTTTTCATGATGAATCGTGTCACTGCAGCGCATTTTTGGCTGGTGAAGCACTTCCACCGGGACGGCGGGTCGGTTTGGTTTGCGCCGGTGAAGTTCGGGCTTTTAAGCGCACCGCAGGCGGGGGAGAAGTGCTGCTGAACACATTTCGGCAAGGCGGTGTGTTTGGCCTTGCCGGTGCGTTTCTGATGGACAGTGTGCCGCTTTCCCTACTGCGTGCAAAACGTGCCTCGGTCGTTCTGTTTTTGGAGTTGCCGCTCCTGCGCAGACTTTTTGCGGCAGATGCACAGACGGCGGAAAATTACATTGCTTATCTTTCCGGCCGGGTGGAGTTTCTGACGCAGCGCATCAGTGTTTCTTCCGGCGGCACAGCAGAACAGCGGCTGGCATCGTGGCTGCTCTCGCAGCCGGATGACAACGGAAGTGTATGCCTGCCGTGCAGTGTGGCAAACCTTTCCGGCTTGCTGGGCATCAGCCGTGCTTCCTTGTACCGTGTGCTGGAAAATCTGCAGCAGGCGGATATCATTGCACAGCACGGGCGAACAGTTTTGCTGAAAAACCGTGGCAAACTTTCTGATTTCGCAGGGCATTCAGATGAAATATAA
- the rpsU gene encoding 30S ribosomal protein S21: MAEVRVKDNESLDSALRRFKKQCARSGVIAEVRKREAYEKPSVRRKKKSEAARKRKFK, encoded by the coding sequence ATGGCTGAGGTCCGAGTAAAAGACAATGAGTCTCTGGACAGTGCTCTGCGCCGCTTCAAGAAGCAGTGTGCACGTTCCGGGGTCATTGCTGAGGTCCGCAAAAGAGAGGCTTACGAAAAGCCTTCTGTTCGGCGGAAGAAAAAATCCGAAGCAGCCCGTAAGCGTAAGTTTAAGTAA